A genomic segment from Dermatobacter hominis encodes:
- a CDS encoding GAF domain-containing protein, with translation MSPTRPPGGAPATDLHGLSASVDRLTAHAADWSTQRLLDEGLDLVRDASWADACALFRVGQDEVAVLHTRPTLRLDGSAIDGGDVPQPPVTSIVPTAWFPWGLAPIQADRFVLVDDARFLPASPADGATLGSLGVRSCLHLPLRQRGRTVGAVQIFWSEPRLVWDDDRGRLLRTLGRFLLTCDGRERT, from the coding sequence ATGTCTCCGACACGACCCCCCGGCGGCGCGCCTGCGACCGACCTCCACGGCCTCAGCGCGTCCGTCGACCGGCTGACCGCGCACGCGGCCGACTGGTCGACGCAGCGGCTGCTCGACGAGGGGCTCGACCTCGTGCGCGACGCGTCGTGGGCCGACGCCTGCGCGCTGTTCCGGGTCGGCCAGGACGAGGTGGCGGTCCTGCACACGCGCCCGACGCTGCGGCTCGACGGCTCGGCCATCGACGGCGGCGACGTGCCCCAGCCGCCGGTCACCTCGATCGTCCCCACGGCCTGGTTCCCGTGGGGCCTGGCCCCGATCCAGGCCGACCGCTTCGTGCTGGTCGACGACGCCCGCTTCCTCCCGGCGTCGCCCGCCGACGGCGCCACGCTGGGGTCGCTCGGCGTGCGCTCGTGCCTGCACCTGCCGCTGCGCCAGCGGGGCCGGACGGTCGGCGCGGTGCAGATCTTCTGGTCCGAGCCCCGGCTGGTCTGGGACGACGACCGCGGCCGGCTCCTGCGGACGCTCGGCCGCTTCCTCCTGACCTGCGACGGGCGCGAGCGCACCTGA